In a single window of the Pseudomonas entomophila genome:
- a CDS encoding AGE family epimerase/isomerase — translation MTHSWLDSPVHHAWLTTEALRLLDFAKASRLPEGFGSLDDEGRLPRCAIAETLTTARMTHSFALAHIQGVPGCLGLVEHGVAALQGPLRDADFGGWFAHPHGLHGSDKAAYLHAFVALAASSAVVAGVSDAQALLDDAIEVIGQRFWSEEEGALRETFARDWQQPEAYRGANSNMHGVEAFLALADVTGNRLWLERAQRIVDRLILSQPTTDGLRVTEHFDQHWQALPDYNRDSPADGFRPYGTTPGHAFEWARLLLHLEAARQQADLSVSKGLASAAKGLFDGACRHAWQVDGAPGLVYTLDWRNRPVVRERLHWVHAEACATAAALLRRTGEAQYERWYRCFWEFIGEHFIDRAHGSWHHELDSANRPSARIWGGKPDLYHAYQALLLPRLPLAPSLACALAL, via the coding sequence ATGACCCACAGCTGGCTCGATTCCCCGGTCCACCACGCCTGGCTCACGACAGAAGCCCTGCGCCTGCTCGACTTCGCCAAGGCCTCGCGCTTGCCCGAAGGCTTCGGCAGCCTCGACGATGAAGGGCGCCTGCCCCGTTGCGCCATCGCCGAAACGCTGACCACCGCGCGCATGACCCACAGCTTCGCCCTGGCGCATATCCAGGGTGTGCCAGGCTGCCTGGGGCTGGTCGAGCATGGCGTCGCCGCACTGCAAGGGCCATTGCGTGACGCTGACTTCGGCGGCTGGTTCGCCCATCCGCACGGCCTGCACGGCAGCGACAAGGCCGCCTATCTGCATGCGTTCGTCGCCCTGGCCGCCAGCTCGGCGGTGGTGGCCGGTGTCAGCGACGCCCAGGCGCTGCTGGATGACGCGATCGAGGTCATCGGGCAGCGTTTCTGGAGCGAGGAGGAGGGGGCGCTGCGCGAAACCTTCGCCCGCGACTGGCAACAGCCCGAGGCCTACCGCGGCGCCAACAGCAACATGCATGGCGTCGAGGCGTTCCTCGCCCTGGCCGACGTGACCGGCAACAGGCTTTGGCTGGAGCGCGCCCAGAGGATCGTCGACCGGCTCATCCTCAGCCAGCCCACGACAGATGGCCTGCGCGTCACCGAGCATTTCGACCAGCACTGGCAGGCCCTGCCGGATTACAACCGCGATAGCCCTGCCGATGGTTTCCGTCCCTATGGCACCACGCCCGGTCACGCCTTCGAGTGGGCCCGCCTGCTCCTGCACCTGGAAGCCGCCCGCCAGCAGGCCGACCTGTCTGTGTCGAAGGGCCTGGCGAGCGCCGCCAAGGGCCTGTTCGACGGTGCCTGCCGCCATGCCTGGCAGGTCGATGGCGCGCCGGGCCTGGTCTACACCCTGGACTGGCGCAATCGCCCGGTGGTGCGCGAGCGCCTGCACTGGGTGCATGCCGAGGCCTGTGCCACCGCCGCCGCCTTGCTGCGACGCACGGGCGAGGCGCAGTACGAGCGCTGGTATCGCTGCTTCTGGGAATTCATCGGCGAACACTTCATCGACCGCGCCCATGGCAGCTGGCACCACGAACTCGACTCAGCCAACCGCCCCAGTGCACGCATCTGGGGCGGCAAGCCGGACCTCTACCACGCCTACCAGGCCCTGCTGCTGCCGCGCCTGCCGCTGGCGCCAAGCCTGGCCTGTGCCCTGGCTTTGTAA
- a CDS encoding carbohydrate porin has product MVGSSGAQAAEAFSSESKWMTGDWGGTRTELLEKGYDFTLDYVGEVAGNLHGGYNDDKTARYSDQFALGAHLDLEKILGWKDTEFKLAITERSGRNLSNDRISDPRAGQFSSVQEVWGRGQTWRLTQMWIKQKYFDGALDVKFGRFGEGEDFNSFPCDFQNLAFCGSQVGNWVGGIWYNWPVSQWALRVKYNITPEFFVQVGAYEQNPSNLEVGNGFKLSGSGTKGAILPVEAVWSPKVNGLPGEYRLGYYYSTAKADDVYDDINGNPQALTGAAFKSHSSKHGWWVVAQQQVTAHAGDVNRGLSLFANFTVHDKATNVVDNYQQVGLVYKGAFDARPKDDIGFGVARIHVNDDVKKRAELLNAQSGINDYDNPGFVPLQRTEYNAELYYGFHVTNWLTVRPNLQYIKSPGGVDEVDNALVAGLKIQSSF; this is encoded by the coding sequence ATGGTCGGCAGCAGCGGGGCCCAGGCTGCCGAGGCTTTCTCGTCGGAGTCGAAATGGATGACCGGCGACTGGGGCGGCACCCGTACCGAGCTGTTGGAGAAGGGCTACGACTTCACCCTCGACTACGTCGGCGAGGTGGCCGGCAACCTGCATGGCGGCTACAACGACGACAAGACTGCGCGCTACAGCGACCAGTTCGCCCTGGGGGCACACCTGGACCTGGAGAAGATTCTCGGTTGGAAGGATACCGAGTTCAAACTGGCGATCACCGAGCGTAGCGGCCGCAACCTGTCCAACGACCGCATCAGCGACCCGCGCGCCGGGCAGTTCAGCTCGGTGCAGGAAGTCTGGGGCCGTGGCCAGACCTGGCGCCTGACCCAGATGTGGATCAAGCAGAAATACTTCGATGGCGCGCTGGACGTGAAATTCGGCCGCTTCGGCGAGGGCGAGGATTTCAACAGCTTCCCCTGCGACTTCCAGAACCTGGCCTTCTGCGGCTCGCAGGTGGGCAACTGGGTGGGCGGCATCTGGTACAACTGGCCGGTCAGCCAGTGGGCCCTGCGGGTGAAATACAACATCACCCCGGAATTCTTCGTCCAGGTCGGCGCCTACGAGCAGAACCCTTCCAACCTTGAAGTCGGTAACGGCTTCAAGCTCAGCGGCAGCGGCACCAAGGGTGCGATCCTGCCGGTGGAGGCGGTCTGGTCGCCGAAGGTCAACGGCCTGCCGGGCGAGTATCGCCTGGGCTACTACTACAGCACCGCCAAGGCCGACGATGTGTACGACGACATCAACGGCAACCCGCAGGCGCTGACGGGGGCGGCGTTCAAGTCGCATTCCAGCAAGCATGGCTGGTGGGTGGTGGCGCAGCAGCAGGTCACCGCCCATGCCGGCGACGTCAACCGTGGCTTGAGCCTGTTCGCCAACTTCACCGTGCATGACAAGGCCACCAATGTGGTCGACAACTACCAGCAGGTTGGGTTGGTCTACAAAGGCGCCTTCGACGCTCGTCCCAAGGATGATATCGGCTTCGGTGTCGCCCGCATCCATGTCAACGACGACGTGAAGAAGCGCGCCGAGCTGCTCAACGCCCAATCCGGCATCAATGACTACGACAACCCGGGCTTCGTACCGCTGCAGCGCACCGAGTACAACGCCGAGCTCTACTACGGCTTCCACGTCACCAACTGGCTGACCGTGCGGCCAAACCTGCAGTACATCAAGAGCCCGGGCGGTGTCGACGAGGTGGACAACGCGCTGGTCGCAGGGTTGAAGATTCAGTCGTCATTCTGA
- the zwf gene encoding glucose-6-phosphate dehydrogenase, producing the protein MAAISVEPCTFALFGALGDLALRKLFPALYQLDCADLLHPDTRLLALAREPGTAQEHLGTIEAHLRRHVPATEIDAAALERFLGRLTYQHLDFVQPEGYQALAEQAPAELPLIAYFATAAAVYGAICENLDKAGLAARTRVVLEKPIGHDLESSRRVNDAVARFFPENRVYRIDHYLGKETVQNLIALRFANSLFETQWNQNSISHVEITVAEKVGIEGRWGYFDKAGQLRDMIQNHLLQLLCLIAMDPPSDLSADSIRDEKVKVLKALAPITGEGLSTRVVRGQYIAGYSDGKPVPGYLEEDNANAQSDTETFVALRADIRNWRWSGVPFYLRTGKRMPQKLSQIVIHFKETPHYIFAPEQRLQIGNKLIIRLQPDEGISLRVMTKEQGLDKGMQLRSGPLQLNFSDTWRSARIPDAYERLLLEVMRGNQNLFVRKDEIEYAWKWCDQLIAGWKASGDAPKPYAAGSWGPMSSIALITRDGRAWYGDI; encoded by the coding sequence ATGGCTGCGATCAGTGTCGAACCTTGCACCTTTGCCCTCTTCGGCGCCCTCGGCGACCTGGCATTGCGCAAGCTGTTTCCCGCGCTCTATCAGCTCGACTGCGCCGACCTCCTGCACCCGGACACCCGCCTGCTGGCCCTGGCCCGCGAGCCGGGCACCGCGCAGGAGCACCTGGGTACCATCGAGGCGCACCTGCGCCGCCACGTGCCCGCGACGGAAATCGACGCAGCAGCGCTTGAACGCTTTCTCGGGCGCCTGACCTACCAGCATCTGGATTTCGTCCAGCCCGAGGGCTACCAGGCCCTGGCCGAGCAGGCGCCGGCCGAGTTGCCGTTGATCGCCTACTTCGCCACGGCGGCAGCGGTCTATGGCGCCATCTGCGAAAACCTCGACAAGGCCGGCCTTGCCGCGCGCACCCGGGTAGTGCTGGAAAAGCCCATCGGTCACGACCTGGAATCGTCGCGCCGGGTCAACGACGCGGTGGCGCGCTTCTTCCCGGAGAACCGGGTCTACCGCATCGACCACTATCTGGGTAAAGAGACGGTCCAGAACCTGATCGCCCTGCGCTTCGCCAACAGCCTGTTCGAAACCCAGTGGAACCAGAACTCCATCTCCCACGTAGAGATCACCGTCGCCGAAAAAGTCGGCATCGAGGGCCGCTGGGGCTACTTCGACAAGGCCGGCCAACTGCGCGACATGATTCAGAACCACCTGCTGCAACTGCTCTGCCTGATCGCCATGGACCCGCCCAGTGACCTGTCGGCCGACAGCATCCGCGACGAGAAGGTCAAGGTGCTCAAGGCGCTGGCGCCGATCACCGGCGAGGGGCTGAGCACCCGCGTGGTGCGCGGCCAGTACATCGCTGGCTACAGCGACGGCAAGCCGGTGCCGGGTTATCTGGAGGAAGACAACGCCAACGCCCAGAGCGACACCGAGACCTTCGTTGCCCTGCGCGCCGACATCCGCAACTGGCGCTGGTCGGGCGTGCCGTTCTACCTGCGCACCGGCAAGCGCATGCCGCAGAAGCTGTCGCAAATCGTCATTCACTTCAAGGAAACCCCGCACTACATCTTCGCCCCGGAGCAACGTCTGCAGATCGGCAACAAGCTGATCATCCGCCTGCAACCGGACGAAGGTATTTCGCTACGGGTGATGACCAAGGAGCAGGGCCTGGACAAGGGCATGCAACTGCGCAGTGGCCCGCTGCAACTGAATTTCTCCGACACCTGGCGCAGTGCGCGGATTCCCGACGCCTACGAGCGCTTGTTGCTGGAAGTAATGCGCGGCAACCAGAACCTGTTCGTGCGCAAGGATGAGATCGAATACGCCTGGAAATGGTGCGATCAGCTGATCGCCGGCTGGAAAGCCAGCGGCGATGCGCCCAAGCCCTATGCGGCGGGTTCCTGGGGGCCGATGAGCTCGATAGCACTGATCACACGTGATGGGAGGGCCTGGTATGGCGATATCTGA
- the hexR gene encoding DNA-binding transcriptional regulator HexR, with amino-acid sequence MRNLLEQIQGRLDELNKAERKVAEVILLNPQQATRFSIAALAQAAKVSEPTVNRFCRSFGVSGYPELKLQLAQSLASGAAYVSRAVEADDDPAAYTQKIFGSAIASLDSACQALDPQQVSRAVDMMIQARQIHFFGLGASAPVALDAQHKFFRFNLAVSAHADVLMQRMLASVAHTGDLFVIISYTGRTRELVEVARLARENGASVLGLTAAGSPLAQACSLSLHIPLPEDTDIYMPMTSRIIQLTVLDVLATGMTLRRGVDFQPHLRKIKESLNASRYPIEDDDLS; translated from the coding sequence GTGCGAAACCTCCTGGAACAGATCCAGGGCCGCCTGGACGAGCTGAACAAGGCTGAACGCAAAGTCGCCGAAGTCATCCTGCTCAACCCGCAACAAGCCACCCGCTTCAGCATCGCTGCCCTGGCCCAGGCGGCCAAGGTCAGCGAACCGACCGTCAACCGCTTCTGCCGCTCGTTCGGTGTCAGCGGCTACCCGGAGCTCAAGCTGCAACTGGCCCAGAGCCTGGCCAGCGGCGCCGCCTACGTCAGCCGGGCGGTGGAAGCCGACGACGACCCGGCCGCCTACACCCAGAAGATCTTCGGTAGCGCCATCGCCTCGCTGGACAGCGCCTGCCAGGCGCTCGACCCGCAGCAGGTCAGCCGCGCCGTGGACATGATGATCCAGGCCCGGCAAATCCATTTCTTCGGCCTCGGTGCTTCAGCCCCGGTGGCCCTGGATGCACAACACAAGTTCTTCCGCTTCAACCTTGCCGTATCGGCTCACGCCGACGTGCTGATGCAGCGCATGCTGGCCTCGGTGGCGCACACCGGTGACCTGTTCGTGATCATCTCCTACACCGGGCGCACCCGCGAACTGGTCGAGGTGGCGCGCCTGGCCCGTGAAAACGGCGCCTCGGTGCTGGGCTTGACCGCCGCCGGCTCGCCACTGGCCCAGGCCTGCAGCCTGAGCCTGCACATCCCGCTGCCGGAGGACACCGACATCTACATGCCGATGACCTCGCGGATCATCCAACTCACCGTGCTCGACGTGCTCGCCACCGGCATGACCCTACGCCGCGGCGTGGACTTCCAGCCGCACCTGCGCAAGATCAAGGAAAGCCTCAACGCCAGCCGCTACCCGATCGAGGACGACGACCTCAGCTGA
- a CDS encoding carbohydrate ABC transporter permease produces MITATARLRASPLDALQRWLPKLVLAPSMFIVLVGFYGYILWTFVLSFTTSTFLPTYKWAGLAQYTRLFENDRWWVASKNLLLFGGLFIGVTLAIGVFLAVLLDQRIRREGFIRTIYLYPMALSMIVTGTAWKWLLNPGMGLDKLLRDWGWEGFRLDWLIDPDRVVYCLVIAAVWQASGFIMAMFLAGLRGVDPSIIRAAQLDGASLPRIYWTVVLPSLRPVFFSSLMILAHIAIKSFDLVAAMTAGGPGYSSDLPAMFMYAFTFSRGQMGMGSASAILMLGAVLAIIVPYLYSELRGKRHD; encoded by the coding sequence ATGATCACAGCAACCGCCCGCTTGCGGGCCTCACCCCTGGACGCACTACAGCGCTGGCTACCGAAACTGGTGCTGGCCCCCAGCATGTTCATCGTCCTGGTGGGCTTCTATGGCTACATCCTGTGGACCTTCGTCCTCTCGTTCACCACCTCCACCTTCCTGCCCACCTACAAATGGGCGGGGCTGGCGCAGTACACCCGCCTGTTCGAAAACGACCGCTGGTGGGTGGCGAGCAAGAACCTGCTGTTGTTCGGTGGCCTGTTCATCGGCGTCACCCTGGCCATCGGCGTATTCCTGGCCGTGCTGCTCGACCAGCGCATCCGCCGCGAAGGCTTCATCCGCACCATCTACCTGTACCCCATGGCCCTGTCGATGATCGTCACCGGCACCGCCTGGAAGTGGCTGCTCAACCCCGGCATGGGCCTGGACAAGCTGCTGCGCGATTGGGGTTGGGAAGGGTTCCGCCTGGACTGGCTGATCGACCCCGACCGGGTCGTCTACTGCCTGGTCATCGCCGCGGTATGGCAAGCCTCGGGCTTCATCATGGCAATGTTCCTGGCCGGCCTGCGTGGGGTCGACCCGTCGATCATCCGTGCCGCCCAGCTCGATGGCGCCAGCCTGCCGCGCATCTACTGGACAGTGGTGCTGCCCAGCCTGCGCCCGGTGTTCTTCAGTTCGCTGATGATCCTGGCGCACATCGCCATCAAGAGCTTCGACCTGGTGGCGGCCATGACCGCCGGGGGGCCGGGGTATTCCTCCGATCTGCCGGCGATGTTCATGTACGCGTTCACCTTCAGCCGCGGGCAGATGGGCATGGGCTCGGCCAGCGCCATCCTGATGCTCGGCGCCGTGCTGGCGATCATCGTCCCTTACCTGTACTCGGAACTGCGGGGCAAGCGTCATGACTAG
- the pgl gene encoding 6-phosphogluconolactonase, with protein sequence MAISELQLPATVKAHQLADAKTLAATLAHDVAERLRQAIASNGQACVVLSGGRSPVPFLEKLAGEELDWSKVTVSLADERWVPVEHQDSNAGLLARHLFKGAAAKARFIGLYQSAATLEAAAEQADQVLADLPSIDVLVLGMGDDGHTASLFPASPNLRQGLAKVGERRCMAMLAPSVPHQRLSMTRALLASAGFIALSVQGAGKLATLRAALAAEDPTEMPIRAFLHDPLDIYWCP encoded by the coding sequence ATGGCGATATCTGAACTGCAACTGCCGGCGACGGTGAAGGCGCATCAGTTGGCGGATGCGAAAACCCTGGCGGCGACCCTGGCCCACGATGTGGCCGAGCGCTTGCGCCAGGCCATCGCCAGCAACGGCCAGGCCTGCGTGGTGCTGTCCGGTGGTCGTAGCCCGGTGCCGTTTCTCGAGAAGCTGGCCGGCGAGGAGCTGGACTGGTCGAAGGTGACCGTGAGCCTGGCCGATGAGCGCTGGGTACCAGTGGAGCACCAGGACAGCAACGCCGGCCTGCTGGCCCGCCACCTGTTCAAGGGCGCGGCGGCCAAGGCGCGTTTTATCGGCCTGTACCAGAGCGCCGCGACCTTGGAGGCCGCCGCTGAGCAGGCCGATCAAGTGCTCGCCGACCTGCCGTCGATCGATGTGCTGGTGCTGGGCATGGGTGACGATGGCCACACGGCTTCGCTGTTCCCAGCCAGCCCCAACCTGCGCCAGGGCTTGGCCAAGGTCGGTGAGCGTCGCTGCATGGCGATGTTGGCGCCCAGCGTGCCGCACCAACGCCTGAGCATGACCCGTGCGCTGCTGGCCAGCGCCGGGTTCATCGCCCTGTCCGTGCAAGGCGCGGGCAAGCTTGCCACCCTGCGTGCCGCCCTGGCGGCCGAAGACCCTACCGAAATGCCGATTCGC
- a CDS encoding ABC transporter ATP-binding protein, with the protein MATLELRNVNKTYGAGLPDTLKDIQLAIKDGEFLILVGPSGCGKSTLMNCIAGLESISGGAILIDDEDVSGMSPKDRDIAMVFQSYALYPTMNVRDNIAFGLKIRKLSQAAIDEEVARVAKLLQIEHLLERKPGQLSGGQQQRVAMGRALARRPKIYLFDEPLSNLDAKLRVEMRTEIKLMHQRLKTTTVYVTHDQIEAMTLGDKVAVMKDGIIQQFGTPQQIYNDPANLFVASFIGSPPMNFIPVRLTKQDGRVLALLDSGQARCELPLGVAADELEGREIILGVRPEQIALGAEQGNGLPGIRAEVQVTEPTGPDLLVFVTLNQTKVCCRLAPDVACQVGDSLNLQFDPARVLLFDAASGERLDLAASGTAIKDNVTRFKGR; encoded by the coding sequence ATGGCAACACTCGAACTGCGTAACGTGAACAAGACCTACGGCGCGGGCCTGCCCGACACGCTCAAGGATATCCAGCTGGCGATCAAGGACGGTGAGTTCCTGATCCTGGTCGGCCCTTCGGGCTGCGGCAAGTCGACGCTGATGAACTGCATCGCCGGCCTCGAGAGCATCAGTGGCGGGGCGATCCTCATCGATGACGAGGACGTCAGCGGCATGAGCCCGAAGGACCGCGACATCGCCATGGTGTTCCAGTCCTACGCGCTGTACCCGACCATGAACGTGCGCGACAACATCGCCTTCGGTTTGAAGATCCGCAAGCTGTCCCAGGCGGCCATCGACGAGGAAGTGGCACGGGTCGCCAAGCTGCTGCAGATCGAGCACCTGCTCGAGCGCAAGCCCGGCCAGTTGTCTGGTGGCCAGCAGCAGCGCGTGGCCATGGGCCGGGCCCTGGCGCGGCGGCCGAAGATCTACCTGTTCGACGAGCCGCTGTCGAACCTCGACGCCAAGTTGCGGGTGGAGATGCGCACTGAGATCAAGCTGATGCACCAGCGCCTGAAGACCACCACGGTATACGTCACCCACGACCAGATCGAGGCCATGACGCTCGGTGACAAGGTGGCGGTGATGAAGGACGGCATTATTCAGCAATTCGGTACGCCGCAGCAGATCTACAACGACCCGGCCAACCTGTTCGTCGCCAGTTTCATTGGTTCGCCGCCGATGAATTTCATTCCGGTGCGCCTGACGAAGCAGGACGGGCGCGTGCTGGCGTTGCTCGACAGCGGCCAGGCGCGCTGCGAGCTGCCGCTGGGCGTGGCGGCCGACGAGCTGGAGGGGCGCGAGATCATCCTCGGCGTGCGTCCGGAGCAGATTGCGCTGGGAGCAGAGCAGGGCAATGGCCTGCCGGGCATCCGCGCCGAGGTGCAGGTCACCGAACCCACTGGCCCGGACCTGCTGGTGTTCGTCACCCTCAACCAGACCAAGGTCTGCTGCCGCCTGGCGCCAGATGTGGCGTGCCAGGTCGGCGACAGCCTCAACCTGCAGTTCGACCCGGCGCGGGTGTTGCTGTTCGACGCCGCCAGTGGCGAACGCCTCGACCTCGCGGCTTCGGGAACTGCCATCAAGGACAACGTGACTCGCTTCAAGGGCCGTTGA
- a CDS encoding D-hexose-6-phosphate mutarotase, translating to MPEHPLHRFFTSQRPRPIFEWERYQQRDVLIIDHPRCQAVFSRQGAQLLHFQPAGEKPWLWCAEQWPQVGAIRGGVPVCWPWYGRHPSEDLWPAHGWARLLDWKLVDSREDEEGVTLKWRLDLCDWQVDLHARLGASMELSLSTEHQDSEPCQLSHALLAYWRISDVSKIALSGLEDIEGYDRLNRQACREDGALKLKGGCQKVYPGTPKVQLQDPAWQRELCIDTGDSDDTVVWHPGNRPLMGVSGRECQGFVCVEATSGSGEGLSLAPGERAHLRLQAHRLS from the coding sequence ATGCCCGAACATCCGCTACATCGCTTCTTCACGTCGCAACGGCCCAGGCCGATCTTCGAGTGGGAGCGTTACCAGCAGCGCGATGTACTGATCATCGATCACCCACGCTGCCAGGCGGTGTTCAGCCGCCAGGGCGCGCAGTTGCTGCATTTTCAGCCGGCCGGCGAAAAGCCCTGGCTGTGGTGCGCCGAGCAGTGGCCGCAAGTCGGCGCCATCCGTGGTGGCGTGCCGGTGTGCTGGCCCTGGTATGGCCGCCACCCCAGCGAGGACCTGTGGCCAGCCCACGGTTGGGCGCGATTGCTGGACTGGAAGCTGGTGGACAGCCGCGAGGATGAAGAGGGCGTGACGCTAAAGTGGCGCCTGGACCTGTGCGACTGGCAGGTCGATCTGCACGCCCGGCTGGGCGCAAGCATGGAACTGAGCCTGAGTACCGAGCACCAGGACAGCGAGCCTTGCCAGCTGAGCCATGCATTGTTGGCTTACTGGCGTATCAGCGACGTGTCGAAGATAGCGCTGTCTGGGCTTGAGGACATCGAAGGCTATGACCGCCTCAATCGCCAGGCCTGCCGCGAAGACGGCGCGCTGAAGCTGAAGGGCGGTTGCCAGAAGGTCTACCCAGGCACGCCAAAAGTGCAGTTGCAGGACCCGGCCTGGCAGCGCGAGCTGTGCATCGACACGGGCGACAGTGACGACACCGTGGTCTGGCACCCGGGCAACCGCCCGCTGATGGGCGTAAGCGGGCGCGAATGCCAAGGCTTCGTCTGCGTCGAGGCCACCAGCGGCAGCGGCGAGGGCCTGAGCCTGGCGCCGGGCGAGCGCGCGCACCTGCGGTTGCAGGCGCATCGGCTCAGCTGA
- a CDS encoding carbohydrate ABC transporter permease, translating to MTSLTDKPALSISRIAIHGVLLLAVLLYLVPLVVMLLTSFKTPEDISTGNLLSWPTVFTGIGWAKAWATVSGYFVNSILITVPAVLISTAIGALNGYVLSMWRFRGSQLFFGLLLFGCFLPFQTVLLPASFTLGKLGLASTTSGLVLVHVVYGLAFTTLFFRNYYVSIPEALVKAARLDGAGFFTIFGRIILPMSTPIIMVCLIWQFTQIWNDFLFGVVFSSGDSQPITVALNNLVNTSTGAKEYNVDMAAAMIAGLPTLLVYVVAGKYFVRGLTAGAVKG from the coding sequence ATGACTAGCCTTACCGACAAACCTGCGCTGAGCATCAGCCGCATCGCCATTCACGGCGTGCTGCTGCTGGCGGTGCTGCTGTACCTGGTGCCGCTGGTGGTGATGCTGTTGACCAGCTTCAAGACCCCGGAAGACATCAGCACCGGCAACCTGCTGAGCTGGCCGACGGTGTTCACCGGCATCGGCTGGGCCAAGGCCTGGGCCACGGTCAGCGGCTATTTCGTCAACTCGATCCTGATCACCGTGCCGGCCGTGCTGATCTCCACCGCCATCGGCGCGCTCAACGGCTACGTGTTGTCGATGTGGCGCTTTCGTGGTTCGCAGCTGTTCTTCGGGCTGTTGTTGTTCGGTTGCTTCCTGCCGTTCCAGACGGTGCTGCTGCCGGCCTCGTTCACCCTCGGCAAGCTGGGTCTGGCCAGCACCACCAGCGGCCTGGTGCTGGTGCACGTGGTGTATGGCCTGGCCTTCACCACGCTGTTCTTCCGCAACTACTACGTGAGCATCCCCGAGGCGCTGGTCAAGGCCGCGCGCCTGGACGGCGCCGGGTTCTTCACCATCTTCGGGCGGATCATCCTGCCGATGTCGACACCCATCATCATGGTCTGCCTGATCTGGCAGTTCACCCAGATCTGGAATGACTTCCTGTTCGGCGTGGTGTTCTCCAGTGGCGACTCGCAACCGATCACCGTGGCCCTGAACAACCTGGTCAACACCAGCACCGGGGCCAAGGAATACAACGTCGACATGGCCGCGGCGATGATCGCCGGGTTGCCGACGCTGCTGGTCTACGTGGTGGCGGGCAAGTATTTCGTGCGCGGGCTGACCGCCGGCGCGGTCAAGGGGTAA
- a CDS encoding ABC transporter substrate-binding protein gives MHSTLRLAAAISLASLCSLSAHAADSKGNVEVVHWWTSGGEKAAVDVLKAQVEKDGFTWKDGAVAGGGGATAMTVLKSRAVAGNPPAVAQIKGPDIQDWAATGLLDPDVLKGVAKEEKWDGLLDKKVADTVKYDGDYVAVPVNIHRINWLWINPEVFKKAGIDKAPTTLEAFYAAGDKLKAAGFIPLAHGGQPWQDSTVFESVVLSVMGVDGYKKALVDLDKGALTGPEMVKALTELKKVATYMDPDGKGQDWNLEAAKVINGKAGMQIMGDWAKSEWTLAKKTAGKDYQCVAFPGTDQAFLYNIDSLVVFKQKSEGTAAGQQDIARKVLGEDFQKVFSTNKGSIPVRNDMLADMNKYGFDACAQASAKDFLADAKSGGLQPSMAHNMATTLAVQGAFFDVVTNYINDPKADPADAAKKLYAAVKAAQ, from the coding sequence ATGCATTCGACGCTTCGTCTCGCCGCCGCTATTTCCCTCGCTTCCCTCTGCTCCCTCAGTGCCCATGCCGCCGACTCCAAAGGCAACGTGGAGGTCGTCCATTGGTGGACCTCCGGCGGTGAAAAGGCCGCTGTCGACGTACTTAAGGCCCAGGTCGAGAAAGACGGTTTCACCTGGAAGGACGGCGCTGTCGCCGGTGGTGGCGGCGCTACTGCCATGACCGTGCTCAAGAGCCGTGCCGTGGCCGGCAATCCGCCCGCCGTCGCCCAGATCAAGGGCCCGGATATCCAGGACTGGGCTGCCACCGGGCTGCTGGACCCTGATGTCCTGAAAGGCGTGGCCAAGGAAGAGAAGTGGGATGGCCTGCTAGACAAGAAAGTCGCCGACACCGTGAAGTACGACGGCGACTATGTGGCCGTGCCGGTGAACATCCACCGCATCAACTGGCTGTGGATCAACCCGGAGGTGTTCAAGAAGGCCGGCATCGACAAGGCGCCGACCACCCTCGAGGCGTTCTACGCAGCCGGCGACAAGCTCAAGGCCGCCGGTTTCATCCCGCTCGCCCACGGGGGGCAGCCATGGCAGGACAGCACCGTGTTCGAGAGCGTGGTGCTCTCGGTAATGGGCGTCGATGGTTACAAGAAAGCGCTGGTCGACCTCGACAAGGGCGCCCTGACCGGCCCCGAGATGGTCAAGGCGCTCACCGAACTGAAGAAGGTCGCCACCTACATGGACCCTGACGGCAAGGGCCAGGACTGGAACCTCGAAGCCGCCAAGGTCATCAACGGCAAGGCCGGCATGCAGATCATGGGCGACTGGGCCAAGAGCGAATGGACCCTGGCCAAGAAGACGGCCGGCAAGGACTACCAGTGCGTGGCCTTCCCCGGCACCGACCAGGCGTTCCTCTACAACATCGACTCGTTGGTGGTGTTCAAACAGAAGAGCGAGGGCACCGCGGCCGGCCAGCAGGACATCGCCCGCAAGGTCCTGGGCGAGGACTTCCAGAAGGTGTTCAGCACCAACAAGGGCTCGATCCCGGTGCGCAACGACATGCTCGCCGACATGAACAAGTACGGTTTCGACGCCTGCGCCCAGGCCTCCGCCAAGGACTTCCTGGCGGACGCCAAGTCCGGTGGGCTGCAGCCGAGCATGGCGCACAACATGGCGACCACACTGGCCGTGCAGGGGGCCTTCTTCGATGTAGTGACCAACTACATCAACGACCCCAAGGCTGACCCGGCGGATGCTGCGAAGAAGCTCTACGCGGCGGTGAAGGCGGCTCAGTAG